The Podospora pseudocomata strain CBS 415.72m chromosome 3, whole genome shotgun sequence genome window below encodes:
- a CDS encoding hypothetical protein (COG:S; EggNog:ENOG503NXMY), translating to MDPRQPPPPPQHPFSRNAAASPFTRPSFPPANANPATSQPPYPPAPSSHPSSHGPQPHPPSHPAPHPSHPPQPTGPPYSEMHARKPSDPPPYYPGARQYGGPEPGPGPMPPSTHSRHPSTSSIASGPAMTRAMPPPPSSPPQQQGQQQQQGGPGVHQMGGPYGPPAPRPPPVQVGPPSAFPRGRELPALESLTRTGQPGSSMSISSMLANREPSQYAPGPPPNGPGPGSGPGSGPGPGPGPGPGPGPGYNQQPVHASPRMHQAAPPEYVPFRRPQTPEHHRMYDGRDPRAPAGASPQAYNSTPEVQRYGTPQAYPPRGGPPMSLNEQGRDPREPPRMPNTSVPPRPNSQPKSFQPVGHPRMEVTRPPNELYGHREEQLRPAPAEEYNPERPIRVLKYEEQRFMPDRERHERERQERERHERDMEFRERERRERAMSGGDPGRPPHGMHPQEYARQMEQRAQQGYGRPPEPREQGNHWPRPGYEPARAPYDPAMHHGPPRHQEYPPASGPHYNNGPHQYVERHPMPPHQNAIPPPGPVHPQSYDSPDRQRMNHMHMDRQPHPQQLPPRSREDQAVPPPSVAYGGVGGPPMYDSPRNRSIEELNTPHGNQRNLLGIQEINRKGRISPLPQAVQGAQPQLAGPAGEPGIKSEFGRMFSGIGSGVGAISSPVPTGAQLPFNAMGLLRREEPDGPLHEPVVEMAKPGRGKRRKLKEEDLRDEEGSTGRSTPVGGRAKKAKTHAHHHHHHHHHHHHHGMDQTGSPASAANAPFKHLKGSTPVPSPTSALGRELPNAHHHHHHAAPRPAQAKAVPPPRSPSPVVLPKPKQIISSKAVLEAVADYPRTHLGDVVYKPRLQPARAQDPQTGRPPRTPFKSTMEPLPFDMIRDKFNCTLTVKIGKEHLSSDVREEITRTRALWGTEVYTDDSDVIAACIHGGWIRGEWHRDVNISLLNLDQGYSISDVREETRRQAATDGRSSTPTPSNLIVLDAPPKTGPMAVPENRDLHVRLVILPRLEKYASTTRFGIKSREFGGSLASADDGRPRINATHDGISYMITEIRWLTNGGESQNRLRGKARRERIRKALREIELTPAWAKATSNGSAAGSERQGPVSKAPSEVDKENQPQRNAEEMEVDDSKTQQGAKEVVNGQQGGDTGSKSASEGTTTGLAENGVSVTEKAPAAVEATESGTDVSVVPVETAAPEPTV from the exons ATGGACCcaagacaaccaccaccaccaccacagcacccCTTCTCGCGGAACGCTGCCGCCTCGCCCTTTACACGACCGTCATTCCCGCCAGCAAACGCGAACCCAGCGACATCGCAACCTCCGTATCCACCCGCACCATCATCGCATCCATCGTCTCACGGCCCTCAACCACATCCGCCGTCCCATCCCGCgccccatccctcccatcctccgcaGCCCACCGGCCCCCCCTACTCCGAAATGCACGCGCGCAAACCCTCCGATCCGCCTCCCTATTACCCGGGCGCGAGACAGTATGGTGGTCCCGAGCCTGGTCCCGGCCCGATGCCGCCGTCGACACACTCGCGACATCCGAGCACCTCCTCGATAGCTTCAGGTCCAGCCATGACTCGCGcgatgccgccgccaccatcctcgccgccacaacagcagggacagcagcagcagcaaggaggaCCAGGCGTACATCAAATGGGAGGCCCTTATGGTCCACCAGCACCGCGCCCTCCCCCTGTCCAAGTTGGACCCCCATCCGCTTTTCCTCGAGGACGTGAACTACCCGCGTTGGAATCACTGACGAGGACCGGTCAGCCTGGAAGCAGCATGTCCATCTCTTCGATGCTCGCCAACAGGGAGCCCTCACAGTACGCGCCTGGACCACCTCCAAATGGTCCCGGCCCCGGCTCCGGCCCTGGTTCTGGTCCCGGTCCCGGTCCCGGTCCTGGTCCTGGTCCTGGTCCTGGCTACAATCAACAACCTGTTCATGCGTCTCCTCGAATGCATCAAGCTGCACCGCCAGAATACGTGCCATTTCGACGACCACAAACTCCAGAACATCATCGCATGTACGATGGCCGCGATCCAAGAGCGCCGGCCGGAGCATCTCCTCAGGCCTACAACTCGACGCCAGAGGTACAACGCTATGGCACCCCACAGGCCTATCCTCCAAGAGGCGGGCCACCGATGTCGCTCAACGAGCAAGGAAGGGATCCTAGGGAACCACCACGAATGCCAAACACGAGCGTGCCTCCTCGGCCCAACAGCCAGCCGAAATCGTTCCAGCCTGTTGGACATCCCCGAATGGAAGTAACCAGACCGCCTAATGAATTGTATGGACACAGAGAAGAACAACTACGGCCAGCTCCGGCCGAGGAATACAACCCCGAGCGTCCGATCAGAGTGCTCAAGTATGAAGAACAGCGGTTCATGCCGGATAGGGAGCGACATGAAAGGGAaaggcaggagagggagcgtCATGAGCGGGATATGGAGTTTCGGGAAAGAGAGCGGCGAGAGAGGGCCATGTCCGGTGGCGATCCAGGACGACCACCACATGGCATGCATCCGCAAGAATATGCGCGGCAGATGGAACAACGGGCTCAGCAGGGTTACGGTCGCCCTCCAGAACCGCGGGAACAGGGTAATCACTGGCCAAGGCCTGGGTACGAGCCAGCGCGAGCTCCCTACGACCCTGCCATGCATCATGGACCTCCGAGACACCAAGAGTACCCTCCTGCCTCCGGACCGCACTACAACAACGGCCCTCACCAATATGTGGAACGCCATCCAATGCCCCCTCACCAAAACGCCATCCCCCCACCTGGACCTGTACATCCCCAGTCTTACGACTCACCGGACCGCCAGCGCATGAACCACATGCACATGGACCGCCAGCCACACCCGCAACAGCTCCCACCACGAAGTCGTGAGGACCAAGCCGTTCCACCTCCGTCTGTCGCGTAcggcggggtgggtggtCCACCTATGTACGACTCTCCTCGTAACCGGAGCATAGAGGAGCTCAATACGCCACATGGAAACCAGCGAAATTTACTAGGGATCCAGGAAATCAACAGAAAGGGCCGCATCTCACCATTGCCGCAAGCGGTGCAAGGAGCCCAGCCCCAGCTGGCGGGTCCAGCCGGAGAACCAGGCATCAAGAGCGAGTTTGGTCGCATGTTTTCAGGTATTGGTAGCGGTGTGGGTGCCATCTCCAGCCCTGTTCCCACAGGTGCGCAGCTTCCCTTCAATGCCATGGGATTGCTCCGCCGCGAGGAGCCAGACGGTCCCCTGCACGAACCGGTTGTGGAGATGGCGAAGCCTGGAcgtgggaagaggaggaagttgaaggaggaggatcttCGAGACGAAGAGGGTAGCACAGGCAGGTCGACCCCAGTGGGTGGCCGTgccaagaaggcaaagacGCATgcgcaccaccatcatca tcatcatcaccaccatcaccatcatggtATGGACCAGACAGGATCCCCTGCCAGTGCCGCCAACGCCCCCTTCAAACACCTAAAGGGCTCTACTCCTGTCCCTTCCCCGACCTCTGCCCTCGGAAGAGAACTTCCGAAcgcccatcaccaccaccatcacgcaGCCCCTAGACCGGCCCAAGCCAAAGCTGTCCCGCCACCCCGGAGCCCGTCTCCTGTCGTTCTTCCTAAGCCGAAACAAATCATCTCGTCAAAAGCCGtgctggaggcggtggcggatTACCCGCGCACACACCTCGGAGATGTTGTCTACAAGCCACGTCTCCAACCGGCTCGGGCCCAGGACCCCCAGACAGGGAGACCACCACGAACCCCGTTCAAGTCCACCATGGAGCCACTGCCTTTTGACATGATACGAGACAAGTTCAATTGTACGCTCACGGTCAAGATCGGAAAAGAGCATCTGAGCAGCGACGTTCGCGAGGAAATTACGCGGACGAGAGCGTTGTGGGGGACAGAGGTATACACGGACGATTCAGATGTGATTGCCGCCTGCATTCATGGCGGGTGGATTAGGGGCGAGTGGCATAGGGATGTCAACATCAGccttctcaacctcgaccaAGGCTACAGCATATCTGACGTGCGGGAGGAAACCAGGCGACAGGCTGCTACCGACGGGCGTTCATCCACACCCACTCCGTCCAACCTCATTGTTCTCGACGCTCCGCCCAAGACAGGTCCCATGGCAGTGCCTGAAAACCGCGACCTACACGTCAGGCTTGTGATTCTGCCCCGACTGGAGAAGTACGCTTCCACAACGCGATTCGGCATCAAGAGTCGAGAATTTGGCGGCTCACTCGCATCCGCCGACGACGGCAGGCCACGGATCAATGCCACACACGACGGAATCAGCTACATGATCACCGAAATCAGGTGGCTCACCAACGGGGGTGAGTCGCAGAACAGGCTCAGGGGCAAAGCACGACGCGAAAGGATACGAAAGGCGCTGCGAGAGATCGAGCTGACCCCTGCATGGGCCAAGGCGACGAGTAACGGCAGTGCGGCAGGGTCGGAGCGGCAAGGACCCGTCAGCAAGGCGCCCAGCGAAGTGGACAAGGAGAACCAACCGCAACGCAACGCGGAGGAAATGGAAGTGGATGATTCGAAAACGCAGCAAGGAGCAAAGGAAGTTGTGAATGGGCAGCAGGGCGGAGACACCGGCAGCAAGAGTGCGAGCGAGGGTACGACGACAGGACTGGCAGAAAATGGGGTTTCTGTGACAGAAAAGGCACCGGCGGCTGTGGAGGCGACAGAATCTGGGACAGATGTGTCTGTAGTCCCGGTGGAAACAGCCGCCCCTGAGCCCACCGTGTAG
- a CDS encoding hypothetical protein (BUSCO:EOG09265K4K; COG:S; EggNog:ENOG503P4ME), with amino-acid sequence MSRLFSLGPFILRPLRASSIITPIATRTYAASFLQSSPSPPRLPADQQAEFERLQRAAEAALSSHNQVPADQPLSTSRHVSSPSTDPAQQPAEAKTAQPEEEPTFSGGIRKGAPPEFEGDVNPKTGEVGGPKNEPLRWGDKGDWSYNGRVTDF; translated from the coding sequence ATGTCACGCCTATTTTCTCTTGGTCCCTTCATCCTCCGGCCTCTCCGCGCCTCATCCATAATCACCCCCATCGCAACGCGCACCTACGCCGCCTCTTTCCTccaatcctctccctctccaccccgtCTTCCAGCAGACCAGCAAGCCGAGTTTGAGCGCCTCCAACGagccgccgaagccgccctctcctcccacaaccAGGTCCCCGCCGACCAGCCCCTCTCGACGTCAAGACacgtctcctccccctctacCGACCCTGCCCAGCAACCAGCAGAAGCAAAGACTGCCCAGCCAGAAGAAGAGCCGACCTTTAGCGGTGGCATCAGGAAGGGTGCCCCTCCCGAGTTTGAAGGAGATGTCAACCCCAAGACGGGCGAAGTGGGCGGACCAAAGAACGAGCCTCTGAGATGGGGTGACAAGGGTGATTGGAGCTACAATGGGAGGGTGACGGATTTCTAA
- a CDS encoding hypothetical protein (COG:T; EggNog:ENOG503Q493), protein MMDDGSYSSTGPIFVLAPIDDAARYATSLSANYEHLHYDQDNNPVGLLVNLSSPEKTVYTLGRPGPNIDPPDIHISEPRPRRGLPHISHLHASFQLVPETGAVLLWDYSSTSSVKPFGAPNSWGYTVKFRSESSPRSVLVARGINTHVAFASGSNNTKWCQFEIQWQSEGMYHFHKDEPYFVGPQESRIKRYVQHEKLGGGSYGTVYSALDAETGQMIAVKKFHNLTGKHLTFATREVDNLKKKALRQHPHILRILDSAGGGEKDNWGEIFMPLKKGNLKDLCETIQTEEDRWELSNQVLYQILLALNCLADNDVVHRDVKPDNILFDFDENGDYRFCLGDFGLSNDPERAITAAGTEPFMAPEICYRKKQTTKVDIWSLFATIVWMRNSDFRAACSRLRAPDLHKWIISISKTAGYEPIRAMASHDPKKRPSAKKQLDIIDSGEFEDFGEEESDPGDLLSAQFVQAMSLQGDSSRSYGSVSIGYPTSPEMAYYEPYASGVYTGYGGAGGMKEGRYAPPPMGTAEAPRNQGAWVRPYDNPYGPPQSQDSDEGTVMPEIRTAVPTIAEDDVFAYEEYMEERRRMKGKNRSGI, encoded by the exons ATGATGGACGACGGCTCCTATTCTTCTACCGGGCCGATCTTCGTCCTCGCTCCCATCGACGACGCTGCCCGTTATGCCACCTCACTCAGCGCCAACTATGAACACCTGCACTACGACCAAGATAACAATCCAGTCGGTCTGCTAGTAAATCTATCGAGCCCCGAGAAGACAGTCTACACTTTGGGTCGTCCTGGTCCCAATATCGACCCGCCCGACATCCACATCTCTGAACCTCGACCCCGCAGGGGATTACCGCACATCTCTCACCTTCATGCTTCTTTCCAGCTTGTGCCGGAGACAGGGGCGGTTCTGCTTTGGGATTATTCTAGTACGAGCTCGGTGAAGCCATTTGGCGCTCCAAATAGCTGGGGTTATACTGTCAAATTTCGGAGCGAATCTTCACCGAGATCCGTCTTGGTTGCTCGGGGTATCAATACTCACGTCGCGTTCGCTTcgggcagcaacaacaccaagtGGTGTCAGTTCGAGATACAATGGCAATCTGAGGGGATGTATCACTTTCACAAAGACGAACCCTACTTTGTAGGGCCGCAAGAATCCAGAATAAAACGTTACGTTCAACATGAGAAATTGGGCGGTGGCTCATACGGTACGGTTTACTCGGCGCTAGATGCCGAGACGGGACAGATGATTGCTGTCAAGAAGTTTCACAACTTGACCGGCAAGCACTTGACATTCGCCACCCGAGAAGTTGACaacctgaagaagaaggccttgAGACAACAT CCACATATTTTGCGGATTCTTGACTCGGCAGGCGGCGGTGAAAAGGACAACTGGGGCGAAATCTTTATGCCTCTGAAAAAAGGAAATCTCAAGGACCTTTGCGAGACGATCCAGACAGAAGAAGATCGATGGGAGCTCTCAAACCAAGTTCTGTACCAGATTCTACTAGCCCTCAACTGCCTCGCCGACAATGACGTTGTGCATCGCGATGTCAAACCGGACAATATCCTgttcgactttgacgagaatGGAGACTATCGGTTTTGCTTGGGCGATTTCGGGCTCTCCAATGATCCCGAGAGGGCCATCACTGCGGCTGGCACGGAACCTTTTATGGCCCCTGAGATTTGCTACAGAAAGAAACAGACAACCAAAGTCGACATATGGTCATTGTTTGCCACGATTGTCTGGATGCGAAATTCTGACTTCCGAGCAGCTTGCTCCCGACTTCGCGCCCCCGACCTGCACAAATGGATCATTTCGATTTCAAAAACAGCAGGCTACGAACCCATTCGCGCCATGGCCAGTCACGACCCCAAGAAGCGACCGTCGGCAAAGAAACAGCTGGACATCATCGACAGCGGAGAGTTTGAGGattttggcgaggaggaaagtGATCCGGGGGACCTCTTGAGTGCCCAGTTTGTACAGGCCATGTCCCTGCAAGGCGACTCGAGTCGGAGTTATGGGTCCGTTTCGATAGGGTATCCGACATCACCAGAAATGGCATACTACGAGCCTTATGCCTCTGGGGTTTACACGGGGTATGGGGGAGCCGGGGGTATGAAAGAAGGCCGCTATGCGCCACCCCCAATGGGGACGGCGGAGGCCCCGCGAAACCAAGGG GCCTGGGTTCGCCCGTACGACAACCCATATGGGCCCCCGCAGAGTCAAGACAGTGACGAGGGCACAGTTATGCCAGAGATCAGGACGGCGGTCCCAACAATAGCCGAGGACGACGTCTTCGCGTATGAGGAGTACATGGAGGAACGAAGAAGAATGAAGGGAAAGAACAGAAGCGGCATATAG
- a CDS encoding hypothetical protein (COG:S; EggNog:ENOG503P433), with protein MQLLSTLALLGSTLTALANPLPSPELVGELNNDHDITPNGTVLVSRDIRGSIPIGAHAMEHRFQPVIDFDKDGCYYTSAVDRSSNLNPGLGTGGCPHHNCRELNRLENNNVYSRMRCNNGWCAIMYEYYFEKDLWACGSGHRHEWENIIVFVQNDRPRRVSGARHGKHDRATNSFRVKDDTRVKMVYHKEGAGTHNFRTANAGDDKIENHTGQWFLGRLVGWNHWPSVAMRNKVLDGKNWSKDGGIRPKLGDRDFADNLRQAAGNSVPGFNPSVDG; from the exons ATGCAGCTCTtgtccaccctcgccctcttggGCAGCACCCTCACggccctcgccaacccccttccctctcctgAGCTGGTCGGCGAGCTCAACAATGACCAcgacatcacccccaacgGCACCGTTCTCGTCTCCCGCGACATTCGCGGCTCCATCCCCATTGGCGCCCACGCCATGGAGCACCGCTTCCAGCCCGTCATCGACTTCGACAAAGACGGCTGCTACTACACCTCGGCCGTCGACCGttcctccaacctcaaccccggcCTCGGCACAGGCGGCTGCCCTCACCACAACTGCCGCGAGCTCAACCGGCTCGAGAACAACAACGTCTACTCCCGGATGCGGTGCAACAACGGCTGGTGCGCCATCATGTACGAGTACTACTTCGAAAAGGACCTCTGGGCCTGCGGCAGCGGCCACCGCCACGAGTGGGAGAACATCATTGTCTTCGTCCAGAACGACAGACCCCGCCGTGTCTCTGGGGCAAGACACGGAAAGCACGACCGAGCGACGAACAGTTTCCGGGTCAAGGATGACACCAGAGTCAAGATGGTCTATCACAAAGAGGGTGCTGGAACGCACAA CTTCCGCACTGCCAATGCGGGTGACGACAAGATCGAGAACCACACCGGCCAATGGTTCCTGGGCCGCCTGGTCGGCTGGAACCACTGGCCCAGCGTTGCCATGAGGAACAAGGTCCTGGACGGCAAGAACTGGAGCAAAGACGGCGGCATCCGGCCCAAGCTGGGTGACAGGGACTTTGCAGACAATTTGAGACAGGCTGCTGGTAACTCGGTCCCCGGCTTCAACCCCAGTGTGGATGGCTAA
- a CDS encoding hypothetical protein (EggNog:ENOG503NV2E; COG:S) encodes MASLQHNLRLATEADLPAMTEVLNAASRQDPIYPYRFPDRHRYPSEFALLCRQKCTEYLASSTVVVCEMPSATDAGAMRVVAFAVWDTPASQHRVQAHTGSLEPLPSQQPSSLGVPITIGHKDRMDAFKSACVRYKASFFDAKYKRGHVMLRILLCHPDYQRRGAGKALTEWGIQEAQRLGLYTTVFASPMGLRLYTKLGFTEIGRFRVEVEGDEEHLEIPALVLSPSAGIWESGRKATCGMVTGAGYNGVSSTVCA; translated from the exons ATGGCTTCCCTCCAGCACAATCTCCGCCTGGCTACCGAGGCCGATCTCCCGGCCATGACAGAAGTCCTCAACGCAGCATCGCGCCAGGACCCCATCTACCCCTATCGGTTCCCCGATCGCCATCGCTATCCATCCGAGTTTGCTCTGCTCTGTCGCCAGAAATGCACCGAGTACTTAGCATCCAGTACCGTGGTCGTCTGCGAGATGCCGAGCGCCACCGATGCCGGGGCTATGCGGGTCGTTGCCTTTGCCGTCTGGGATACGCCGGCTTCGCAACACAGGGTCCAGGCCCACACCGGGAGCTTGG AGccgctcccctcccaacaaccatcctccctcggcgttcccatcaccatcggccACAAGGACAGAATGGACGCTTTTAAATCCGCCTGCGTTCGGTACAAGGCGTCCTTCTTCGATGCGAAATATAAAAGAGGACATGTCATGCTCAGGATCTTGCTTTGCCACCCCGACTACCAACGTCGGGGAGCAGGCAAGGCCTTGACAGAGTGGGGGATTCAGGAGGCACAGAGGTTGGGATTATACACCACTGTGTTTGCGAGCCCCATGGGACTTCGCCTGTACACCAAACTAGGCTTCACCGAGATCGGACGATTCAGAGTCGAGGTGGAAGGTGACGAGGAACATCTAGAGATCCCTGCGCTGGTCTTGAGCCCATCAGCCGGGATATgggagagtgggaggaaAGCGACTTGTGGGATGGTTACGGGGGCGGGTTACAATGGTGTTTCGTCGACTGTTTGCGCGTGA
- a CDS encoding hypothetical protein (EggNog:ENOG503P0FV) → MCDSIGCVCWGVVDGRFGFSAPVSTRSAVGSFVDRFRWALPTGHDWPRPLHIPRDHHSGQGPRRVRPSYPEPHQDINSLNSLNFLLGYHLASLPSSDQQSPAFLAALTMDFSGKDLEDIQRVAGLLNLTVDELLEQSRARTQLAEPATTPTQQQQQSLPLHSLQPQAGHSTWYQAHPLQDEHYRPPMEIDLESLEFEDDLAQLPQETSVSHLQGTTVELLNPRRSEYDCDVGIWDFEMVGDSFEFDNVRYRPGHEQSSSVSATPMQLDSESLSDNLREEPVIVDDASTDWAVVPSPPDSQSSAMSPSSGSGEKRYPALAPKASRSSSHSVSESSSHRVRKKRSPYEGSKKTDTHLTRQVHACVRCRMQRNRCIPDPSNPRGPCLTCQQRTVRMSRLPCLRYMVTDTILFRTGLDYMPFYRNHPMIGPNYGDFHLEREWVPGPSKYLCLGQIGSMSFKVELRQFVPPLNSGDVDLKNRPMYAVPWAVADPEAVVQSIHEYIDRGITRYMDAYLDDSDGLVWGIFQAAYRASIFPVPNEMLRKTLKLWVACRFVESKWRCWAAAGWADDDIKASNPQDPFYKDIDSLPPYLDYQVASIIIHRILSPLRKDVLRELQATFNVHSPNDWFISFLASFILLQNYEMQMLFQQQFASRRKARYLDMPLVRATNSGAKTILAHFHYCYKGQQLFTEGFNWNAPRVRRMARLDKEQTDFMAQCRDIVVKKGPVFEAINHTDEYHKKYWYTSQLFDPDWTPRDTLEHAPPAEMEA, encoded by the exons ATGTGCGACTCGATTGGCTGTGtgtgttggggggtggtggacggCCGGTTTGGATTTTCTGCACCGGTTAGCACACGCTCTGCTGTTGGCTCATTCGTTGATCGGTTTCGATGGGCTCTCCCGACCGGCCATGATTGGCCGCGTCCGTTACACATCCCCCGCGACCACCATTCTGGCCAGGGTCCGCGCAGGGTCCGACCTTCTTATCCAGAGCCGCATCAGGATATCAACTCCCTCAACAgtctcaacttcctccttGGATACCATCTCGCCTCGCTCCCTTCATCAGACCAGCAATCACCCGCCTTTTTGGCCGCCCTCACCATGGACTTTTCTGGCAAGGACCTCGAGGACATCCAGCGTGTCGCCGGCCTCTTGAATCTCACTGTGGACGAGCTGCTTGAGCAGAGCCGTGCCCGCACCCAGCTGGCCGAGCCtgccaccacacccacccagcagcagcagcaatccctcccccttcattCCTTACAGCCGCAAGCCGGGCATTCGACCTGGTACCAAGCTCACCCCCTTCAGGATGAGCATTATCGACCCCCTATGGAGATAGACCTGGAATCCCTCGAGTTTGAAGACGATCTTGCTCAGCTGCCACAGGAAACTTCCGTGTCACATCTCCAGGGGACAACGGTGGAGCTTCTGAACCCTCGGCGCTCAGAGTATGACTGTGACGTGGGAATTTGGGATTTCGAGATGGTTGGAGACAGCTTTGAATTTGACAACGTCCGCTATCGCCCTGGTCATGAACAGAGCTCTTCGGTCTCGGCCACCCCAATGCAACTGGACTCGGAATCATTGAGCGACAACCTACGCGAAGAGCCTGTCATTGTGGACGACGCATCGACAGACTGGGCAGTTGTGCCTTCGCCACCTGATTCGCAGTCCTCGGCCATGTCCCCTTCTTCGGGCTCGGGAGAGAAGCGTTACCCTGCTCTTGCGCCGAAAGCTTCCAGGTCAAGCTCTCACTCGGTATCAGAGAGCTCCTCACATCGTGTCCGGAAGAAGCGCAGTCCGTATGAAGGCAGCAAAAAGACCGACACACATCTCACCCGACAGGTGCATGCCTGTGTCAGATGTAGGATGCAAAGGAATAGG TGCATTCCCGATCCCAGCAACCCTCGCGGCCCTTGCTTGACATGCCAACAGAGAACCGTCCGCATGAGCCGGCTGCCATGTCTGCGGTACATGGTAACAGACACCATACTCTTCCGGACTGGGCTCGACTACATGCCCTTTTACAGAAACCACCCCATGATAGGTCCCAACTATGGCGATTTTCACTTGGAGCGGGAATGGGTGCCAGGTCCATCCAAGTATCTCTGCTTGGGGCAAATTGGATCCATGAGCTTCAAGGTAGAGTTGAGACAGTTCGTGCCGCCCTTGAACTCGGGAGATGTGGATTTGAAAAACAGGCCCATGTATGCCGTCCCCTGGGCCGTGGCCGACCCGGAAGCTGTGGTGCAATCAATCCACGAATACATTGATCGCGGCATCACACGCTACATGGACGCCTATCTTGACGACTCGGATGGCCTTGTCTGGGGAATCTTTCAGGCTGCCTACCGGGCATCCATCTTCCCTGTCCCG AATGAAATGCTTCGGAAGACGCTCAAGCTGTGGGTGGCTTGTCGATTTGTCGAGTCCAAGTGGCGGTGCTGGGCTGCGGCTGGATgggccgacgacgacatcaagGCGTCGAATCCTCAGGACCCCTTTTACAAAGACATCGATTCCCTGCCTCCGTATCTAGACTACCAGGTggcatccatcatcatccaccgcATCCTCAGTCCTCTCCGAAAAGACGTGCTGCGTGAACTGCAAGCGACGTTCAACGTCCACAGCCCCAATGATTGGTTCATCAGCTTCCTGGCTTCGTTCATCTTGTTGCAAAACTACGAAATGCAGATGCTCTTCCAGCAGCAGTTTGCGTCCAGAAGGAAAGCCAGG TACCTCGACATGCCACTCGTCAGGGCCACGAATTCGGGGGCGAAGACGATTCTGGCTCACTTCCACTACTGCTACAAAGGCCAGCAGCTGTTCACAGAGGGATTTAACTGGAACGCCCCGCGAGTGCGTCGGATGGCGCGCCTGGATAAGGAACAAACCGATTTTATGGCGCAGTGCCGCGACATTGTGGTCAAAAAGG GCCCAGTCTTTGaagccatcaaccacacGGACGAGTATCACAAGAAGTATTGGTATACGAGCCAGCTCTTCGACCCAGATTGGACGCCTCGCGATACGCTGGAACATGCCCCGccggccgagatggaggctTGA